A single Fundulus heteroclitus isolate FHET01 chromosome 4, MU-UCD_Fhet_4.1, whole genome shotgun sequence DNA region contains:
- the LOC105933804 gene encoding transmembrane protein 255B isoform X2 codes for MQQPETQQTAQQTAAATLDSAGLYIRRGKTALWVTLSLLALALVVLTVGLISATRTDNVPVSGYYPGITLSFGAFLGIVGIHLVENRRPMLVAAIIFISIGVIASFFCAIVDGIIASEFIDIRPLQEDMCDYYSSGSAYVFDNYYNEVTCRSFNKACKIKLRSNTCYCCYLYNCDNTEYYPHYYEFTGVSSCWDVIHLHRLLWASVVLNVIALFLGIIDAAILGAYKDMKPTPQVAPSPAPPPHILYNPTQHMLSYSGFCPPGQALPAYPNYPIPMQHTSSYQAPATPQMIPEGGSGVCPSEESQSQQPSQAPTQPQPQGATQDPGGYMLTPNAPALYGSSYGPFEKPPPYAC; via the exons ATGCAGCAGCctgaaacacagcagacggCTCAGCAAACAGCCGCAGCAACTCTGGATTCTGCAG GACTGTATATACGCAGAGGGAAGACAGCGCTGTGGGTGACCCTGTCTCTGCTGGCTCTGGCTCTGGTGGTCCTGACCGTCGGTCTCATCTCGGCCACTCGCACTGACAACGTGCCCGTGTCTGGATACTACCCCGGcatcaca CTCAGTTTCGGAGCGTTTCTGGGAATTGTTGGCATCCACCTGGTGGAAAACCGCAGACCCATG CTTGTGGCTGCAATAATCTTCATCAGCATCGGAGTCATCGCCTCGTTCTTCTGTGCCATTGTGGATGGGATCATCGCTTCGGAGTTTATC GACATACGGCCCTTGCAGGAGGACATGTGTGACTATTACAGCAGTGGATCAGCATACGTCTTCGATAACTACTATAATGAG GTGACGTGCCGCTCATTCAACAAAGCCTGCAAGATAAAACTTAGGAGCAACACCTGCTACTGCTGCTACCTCTACAACTGCGACAA CACCGAGTACTACCCCCATTACTACGAGTTCACCGGTGTCAGCAGCTGCTGGGACGTGATCCACCTGCACCGGCTGCTGTGGGCCTCCGTGGTGCTGAACGTGATCGCCTTGTTCCTGGGCATCATCGACGCCGCCATCCTCGGAGCGTACAAGGACATG AAGCCCACTCCTCAGGTTGCTCCGAGCCCTGCGCCACCGCCCCACATCCTGTACAACCCAACCCAGCACATGCTCTCCTACTCAGGCTTCTGCCCCCCTGGACAGGCTCTGCCCGCCTACCCAAACTACCCCATACCCATGCAG CACACCAGCAGCTACCAGGCCCCTGCTACCCCCCAGATGATCCCAGAAGGAGGCTCTGGCGTCTGCCCCTCTGAGGAGAGCCAGAGCCAGCAGCCCTCCCAGGCTCCCACCCAGCCACAGCCCCAGGGAGCCACCCAGGACCCCGGAGGCTACATGCTGACACCCAACGCCCCCGCCCTGTACGGTTCCTCCTACGGACCCTTCGAGAAGCCTCCGCCGTACGCCTGCTGA
- the LOC105933804 gene encoding transmembrane protein 255B isoform X1 — protein MQQPETQQTAQQTAAATLDSAGLYIRRGKTALWVTLSLLALALVVLTVGLISATRTDNVPVSGYYPGITLSFGAFLGIVGIHLVENRRPMLVAAIIFISIGVIASFFCAIVDGIIASEFIDIRPLQEDMCDYYSSGSAYVFDNYYNEVTCRSFNKACKIKLRSNTCYCCYLYNCDNTEYYPHYYEFTGVSSCWDVIHLHRLLWASVVLNVIALFLGIIDAAILGAYKDMQKPTPQVAPSPAPPPHILYNPTQHMLSYSGFCPPGQALPAYPNYPIPMQHTSSYQAPATPQMIPEGGSGVCPSEESQSQQPSQAPTQPQPQGATQDPGGYMLTPNAPALYGSSYGPFEKPPPYAC, from the exons ATGCAGCAGCctgaaacacagcagacggCTCAGCAAACAGCCGCAGCAACTCTGGATTCTGCAG GACTGTATATACGCAGAGGGAAGACAGCGCTGTGGGTGACCCTGTCTCTGCTGGCTCTGGCTCTGGTGGTCCTGACCGTCGGTCTCATCTCGGCCACTCGCACTGACAACGTGCCCGTGTCTGGATACTACCCCGGcatcaca CTCAGTTTCGGAGCGTTTCTGGGAATTGTTGGCATCCACCTGGTGGAAAACCGCAGACCCATG CTTGTGGCTGCAATAATCTTCATCAGCATCGGAGTCATCGCCTCGTTCTTCTGTGCCATTGTGGATGGGATCATCGCTTCGGAGTTTATC GACATACGGCCCTTGCAGGAGGACATGTGTGACTATTACAGCAGTGGATCAGCATACGTCTTCGATAACTACTATAATGAG GTGACGTGCCGCTCATTCAACAAAGCCTGCAAGATAAAACTTAGGAGCAACACCTGCTACTGCTGCTACCTCTACAACTGCGACAA CACCGAGTACTACCCCCATTACTACGAGTTCACCGGTGTCAGCAGCTGCTGGGACGTGATCCACCTGCACCGGCTGCTGTGGGCCTCCGTGGTGCTGAACGTGATCGCCTTGTTCCTGGGCATCATCGACGCCGCCATCCTCGGAGCGTACAAGGACATG CAGAAGCCCACTCCTCAGGTTGCTCCGAGCCCTGCGCCACCGCCCCACATCCTGTACAACCCAACCCAGCACATGCTCTCCTACTCAGGCTTCTGCCCCCCTGGACAGGCTCTGCCCGCCTACCCAAACTACCCCATACCCATGCAG CACACCAGCAGCTACCAGGCCCCTGCTACCCCCCAGATGATCCCAGAAGGAGGCTCTGGCGTCTGCCCCTCTGAGGAGAGCCAGAGCCAGCAGCCCTCCCAGGCTCCCACCCAGCCACAGCCCCAGGGAGCCACCCAGGACCCCGGAGGCTACATGCTGACACCCAACGCCCCCGCCCTGTACGGTTCCTCCTACGGACCCTTCGAGAAGCCTCCGCCGTACGCCTGCTGA